A stretch of the Synechocystis sp. PCC 7338 genome encodes the following:
- a CDS encoding DUF5615 family PIN-like protein, protein MSKIRLYLDEDAMSNSLLKALRSKEIDVISVQEAGTEGFPDNQQLDWATSQERVIYSHNISDFCRLHSQYLETGRNHAGIALISQDTAIGDQVRAVIAFVSQTTSENMKNECIFLRQFLSV, encoded by the coding sequence ATGAGTAAAATCCGCTTGTACTTAGACGAAGATGCCATGTCCAACAGCCTACTAAAGGCTTTACGGTCAAAAGAAATTGACGTTATTAGTGTTCAGGAAGCAGGAACAGAAGGTTTTCCAGATAATCAGCAATTGGATTGGGCTACTTCCCAAGAGCGGGTAATCTATAGCCACAATATCAGTGATTTTTGCCGACTACATTCCCAGTATTTGGAGACAGGACGCAATCATGCTGGCATTGCCTTGATTTCGCAGGATACAGCCATTGGCGATCAAGTACGGGCCGTTATTGCGTTTGTCAGTCAAACAACATCGGAAAATATGAAGAACGAGTGTATTTTCTTGAGACAATTTTTGTCAGTCTGA
- a CDS encoding nucleotidyl transferase AbiEii/AbiGii toxin family protein, translated as MFNRPHHNEIFNVLNQLDHQIFQETYTCFGGGTLIALLNQEFRESNDIDFICSIQSRGYKQLRKLIFNKGYDALFLESKSLIVGRSNMDQYGIRLLVESNNIPIKLEIIAEARFVIEQPRKLPWLSLPCLNEEDLWISKLLANADRFMDKSILSRDLIDLAVLRLSSPISPVSREKAESAYEVMRPLQSAIDKFQNQPEYRQKCWENLIINNDFIPRIVDGIDLLAIDCNLSQTTRQFNECHQYF; from the coding sequence ATGTTTAATCGTCCCCATCATAATGAAATTTTCAACGTTTTAAATCAGCTAGATCATCAAATTTTTCAAGAGACTTATACTTGCTTTGGTGGCGGGACGCTAATCGCATTGCTTAATCAAGAATTTCGAGAAAGTAATGATATTGATTTCATTTGCTCTATACAATCTAGAGGCTATAAACAACTGAGAAAACTAATTTTTAACAAAGGTTACGATGCTTTATTTTTAGAATCAAAAAGCTTGATAGTTGGTCGGAGTAACATGGATCAATACGGTATTCGCTTGCTAGTAGAAAGTAATAATATTCCCATCAAACTTGAGATTATTGCCGAAGCCAGATTTGTCATCGAACAACCCAGAAAACTACCTTGGTTATCACTACCCTGTCTGAACGAAGAAGACCTTTGGATATCGAAGCTTTTGGCCAATGCTGACCGCTTTATGGATAAAAGTATTTTATCAAGGGATCTGATTGACTTAGCTGTTCTCCGTTTATCTTCCCCGATTTCGCCAGTCAGTAGGGAAAAAGCAGAATCTGCCTATGAAGTTATGCGACCGTTACAATCTGCCATTGATAAGTTTCAGAACCAACCAGAATATCGTCAAAAATGCTGGGAGAATTTAATAATTAATAATGATTTTATTCCAAGAATTGTAGACGGAATAGATCTACTAGCTATCGACTGTAACTTATCTCAAACGACAAGACAATTTAATGAGTGTCACCAATATTTTTAA
- a CDS encoding type II toxin-antitoxin system Phd/YefM family antitoxin → MDNFSATQARSQLFRLMDEVAENHQPVLITGKRNNAVLLSQEDWESIQETLYLLSIPAMGESIRTGMATPISECAMELK, encoded by the coding sequence ATGGATAACTTTAGTGCCACCCAAGCTCGTAGTCAGCTTTTTCGATTGATGGATGAAGTTGCCGAAAATCATCAACCTGTTTTGATTACTGGCAAACGGAATAATGCTGTCCTTCTGAGCCAAGAAGACTGGGAATCCATCCAAGAAACCCTTTATTTGCTCTCTATTCCCGCCATGGGAGAATCCATTAGAACCGGTATGGCTACCCCCATCAGTGAATGTGCAATGGAGTTAAAATAA
- a CDS encoding DUF697 domain-containing protein, producing the protein MTDIPVQLLQHLGKHGERMKYFLSADLSELQELQRQQMAQEVRKISAWTASAIAPMPIPFADIWTITPVQMLMVRAIGNIYGYKINPQTVKEILAVVGGGMIGQQVCLALFKIGMPGAGGFGGAAFVFFWTHGMGNAAELYFRSGGTATAKELAAARSEGMKQAKNES; encoded by the coding sequence ATGACTGATATTCCAGTTCAACTACTTCAGCATCTTGGCAAGCATGGCGAGCGAATGAAGTATTTTCTAAGTGCTGACTTGAGTGAATTACAAGAGCTTCAACGTCAACAAATGGCTCAAGAAGTACGAAAAATCAGTGCTTGGACTGCATCAGCTATTGCTCCTATGCCAATACCATTTGCAGATATTTGGACAATTACACCTGTACAGATGCTTATGGTTCGTGCCATTGGAAATATTTATGGGTACAAAATTAATCCACAAACAGTTAAAGAAATACTTGCTGTTGTTGGAGGCGGAATGATTGGTCAGCAAGTTTGTCTAGCATTATTTAAGATTGGTATGCCAGGGGCTGGAGGTTTTGGAGGTGCTGCCTTTGTATTTTTCTGGACTCATGGTATGGGTAATGCAGCAGAACTTTATTTTCGCAGTGGTGGGACTGCAACTGCAAAAGAGCTTGCCGCCGCTCGTAGCGAAGGAATGAAACAAGCAAAAAATGAATCATAA
- a CDS encoding CHASE2 domain-containing protein gives MDLQLLVLKIIEGDFATGFTVALDVETITQGQNRSQRRDFYGRLPSLAPNLDLYQLHQQWVSEIITARTGQPQRRRGIRVTSKQAIASHYDQPQTEQKRALQQAMVQWLTSPEPGWQAIEKEIIRWSQRSTVETQLVIQLGQSLYQSARPIAATLAKLPWGEWPLLQKESLSPIHFAVNTCQYALPPTQVSNPEVISPIVRLQRYFFPAIRILHVLGNNEGIDLAPDQAVLAGLSHQGKKVEVVTLHQPDYQSLSRALKDGAGFDLFVYSGHSQASFDQDLAAMLLGQPGTVEGVTIANLRLAFQRAIANGLRVAVFNSCASAQLAEALLDTGLSTVISMQEEVADIVAHGFLDSFLRHYVQGKQSIFRAVRSSLTDLEEYDRRYPGVGWLPVIHHNPTVAPPLWEELRQQPQSIRRTGLWAVGTTILVLLLRWFELTQGLDLKLFDLMLRSQPVSTAVDERILVVTVDQNDLDILRQNGLQSAAGSDVISDGALVAALEKINSYQPRWLGLDIVRDLPISEGNARLQEVFQNGDRLLVTCGFADQQGEQLLPPPAIDADSLAFINMPIDRDQVIRRQLLFGEFSQTESCSTNQSLGLSLALNYLGEEDIFPAESPVLTLNHVTFTPLAAKSGVYRANEVAGYQILFLSLPRGAIREISLSTLFADTEQRLDLKDKVVLLGYGHKDKHSTALESDIPGVVIHGQMVKQILDAVLDEKLLLTTTSQGAELLWILFWVGLATGGILGVIVMDGGRRQQQLVIIGSLVAVSSSGWLVLWASGLWLPLASPLLFLLLMLGGVSVSKSK, from the coding sequence ATGGATCTACAACTGTTGGTGCTGAAAATCATTGAGGGGGACTTTGCCACTGGATTTACTGTGGCCCTGGATGTGGAAACTATTACCCAGGGGCAAAACAGAAGCCAACGGAGGGATTTCTATGGTCGTTTACCGTCCCTTGCTCCCAACCTAGACCTCTACCAACTCCATCAACAGTGGGTTAGTGAAATTATCACCGCCCGCACGGGGCAACCCCAACGACGACGGGGCATTAGGGTTACCAGTAAGCAGGCGATCGCCAGCCATTACGACCAACCGCAAACGGAACAAAAACGGGCCTTACAACAGGCAATGGTGCAATGGTTAACCAGTCCAGAACCCGGTTGGCAAGCTATAGAAAAGGAGATCATTCGTTGGAGTCAAAGGTCAACTGTGGAAACCCAGTTGGTGATTCAGCTTGGACAATCCCTTTATCAATCTGCTCGCCCCATCGCTGCCACTTTAGCCAAATTACCCTGGGGGGAATGGCCCCTACTGCAAAAGGAATCCCTAAGTCCCATTCACTTTGCTGTGAATACCTGTCAATATGCTTTACCACCTACACAGGTTTCCAACCCAGAAGTTATTTCTCCCATTGTCCGCCTACAACGGTACTTTTTCCCCGCTATCCGTATCCTCCATGTTTTGGGTAATAACGAAGGCATTGATCTAGCCCCCGATCAAGCTGTATTAGCTGGTTTAAGCCATCAGGGAAAGAAGGTAGAAGTTGTCACCCTACATCAACCGGATTATCAAAGTTTGAGTAGGGCCCTTAAAGATGGGGCTGGTTTTGACCTCTTTGTTTACTCTGGCCACAGTCAGGCTTCCTTTGACCAGGACTTAGCGGCCATGTTACTGGGACAACCAGGCACCGTGGAAGGGGTCACGATCGCCAATTTACGTCTTGCTTTCCAACGGGCGATCGCCAATGGGTTGAGGGTGGCGGTGTTTAACTCCTGTGCCAGTGCCCAACTAGCGGAGGCCTTGCTAGATACGGGATTAAGTACGGTGATATCTATGCAGGAAGAAGTGGCGGACATAGTGGCCCATGGCTTCTTGGATAGTTTTTTACGCCATTACGTCCAGGGAAAACAATCTATTTTTCGGGCGGTACGCAGTAGCCTAACGGATTTGGAGGAATACGATCGCCGTTACCCAGGGGTGGGTTGGTTACCGGTTATTCACCACAATCCCACTGTGGCCCCGCCTCTTTGGGAAGAATTACGTCAGCAACCCCAATCCATCCGTCGCACTGGTTTATGGGCAGTGGGGACAACGATTCTGGTTTTGTTACTACGGTGGTTTGAGCTAACCCAGGGGCTAGATCTGAAATTGTTTGACCTCATGCTCCGTTCCCAACCAGTTTCCACTGCCGTTGATGAGCGCATTTTAGTGGTTACTGTTGACCAAAATGACCTGGATATTTTGCGGCAAAATGGCTTGCAATCAGCGGCGGGTAGTGATGTTATCTCCGATGGGGCTTTGGTGGCAGCGTTGGAGAAAATTAATAGTTACCAACCCCGTTGGCTTGGTCTGGATATTGTTCGGGATTTGCCTATCTCTGAGGGTAATGCTCGTCTCCAGGAGGTTTTCCAAAATGGCGATCGCCTGCTTGTAACCTGTGGTTTTGCCGATCAACAGGGAGAGCAGTTATTGCCACCACCGGCCATTGATGCGGATAGTCTAGCCTTTATTAATATGCCCATTGACCGGGATCAGGTCATTCGCCGCCAATTATTGTTCGGAGAGTTTTCCCAGACTGAATCCTGTTCCACCAACCAATCCCTGGGTCTTTCTCTAGCGTTGAATTACCTGGGGGAAGAAGATATATTCCCCGCCGAAAGTCCGGTTTTAACCCTCAATCACGTTACTTTTACGCCCCTTGCGGCTAAATCCGGGGTTTACCGTGCCAATGAAGTGGCAGGCTATCAAATTCTCTTCCTTAGTTTACCGAGGGGAGCAATTCGGGAAATTAGTCTTTCTACTCTTTTTGCTGATACTGAACAACGGTTAGACCTCAAAGATAAGGTGGTTCTGTTGGGTTATGGTCACAAGGACAAACACAGCACTGCCCTAGAGTCAGATATTCCTGGGGTCGTGATTCATGGGCAAATGGTCAAGCAGATCTTAGATGCTGTTTTAGATGAAAAACTTCTGTTGACCACTACTTCACAGGGAGCAGAATTACTCTGGATTTTGTTTTGGGTAGGTCTTGCCACCGGCGGCATTCTGGGAGTGATCGTTATGGATGGAGGCCGTCGTCAACAACAGTTGGTGATTATAGGCTCATTAGTGGCAGTAAGCAGCTCTGGTTGGCTTGTTCTTTGGGCTAGTGGATTATGGCTACCCCTGGCATCCCCATTATTGTTTTTGCTGTTAATGTTGGGGGGAGTTTCCGTAAGTAAGTCAAAATAG
- a CDS encoding DUF928 domain-containing protein, translating into MAQKLINISVIRFFLFLGLLGALLLPQNALLAGEKDTRVKPKPVRWQPPTDVGQSGRRTGNPPRTVLGGSRNGCGASGDLPLTALIPKSYEGRVGVESPVIYVYFPYDQGTNYPVSFTLKTWQNGAEAVLLDRQWQVPAQTGLLSIPLPEDLELERGLVYRWNFTVDCGGPHNTAIDYVEGNLSLDPEALSPVLLAQLTTMTPMEKVELYFQQGWWYDAIHSLLTLEEDNTSTLTDLWAQLLAHEGLSSLSPITDLSSSGQ; encoded by the coding sequence ATGGCGCAGAAACTCATAAATATCAGTGTGATCCGTTTTTTCCTCTTTCTGGGTTTGTTGGGAGCGTTGTTACTGCCCCAGAATGCACTACTAGCAGGAGAGAAGGACACCAGGGTTAAGCCTAAGCCGGTACGTTGGCAACCACCGACGGATGTGGGGCAATCGGGGCGACGCACTGGTAATCCGCCCCGCACGGTATTAGGCGGTTCCCGCAATGGTTGTGGTGCTTCTGGGGACTTGCCTTTAACTGCTTTGATCCCCAAGAGTTATGAAGGCAGGGTGGGGGTGGAATCCCCGGTGATTTATGTTTATTTTCCCTATGACCAGGGCACTAACTATCCGGTTAGTTTTACTCTCAAGACTTGGCAGAATGGGGCTGAAGCTGTGTTGCTGGATCGGCAGTGGCAGGTGCCGGCCCAGACGGGTTTGTTATCCATTCCCTTGCCGGAGGATCTGGAGTTGGAGCGGGGTTTGGTCTATCGCTGGAATTTTACGGTGGATTGTGGTGGCCCCCATAATACGGCGATCGATTATGTGGAGGGAAATCTTAGTCTCGATCCTGAAGCTCTTTCCCCAGTGCTGTTAGCTCAGTTAACAACAATGACTCCAATGGAAAAAGTTGAGTTATATTTTCAGCAGGGCTGGTGGTACGACGCTATTCATAGTTTGTTGACCTTAGAGGAAGATAACACTTCTACTCTGACGGATTTATGGGCCCAGTTGTTGGCCCATGAAGGCTTAAGCTCCCTTAGCCCTATTACTGATTTATCCAGCTCTGGTCAATGA
- a CDS encoding tetratricopeptide repeat protein: MAQSDSQILLDVQGELEEGDIELNNGSFFDSYEIEVTTNSPLFILVESSDYDGFFMLFDPDAGNQVAKNNNFKDTNAQILLDELKPGKYQIGLANYNPEEAGRYRLIVKTPNPSELIRLKADLLFNQAMYFKEEGSAEFFLKAIENFENSLILYRQLDDVLNIATSLNYIGVIYFDLGDKQKALDYYNQALTIRKQARDISGEAQSLNNIGVIYFDLGNKYKALDYYNQALAISSQIEDLALEGTTLTNIGRVYSRLGDKQKALDYLNQVLVIDKQVEDLSGQGATLNNIGQTYSDLGDKQKALDYYNQALVIAKQVGSLVGEAIIINNIGSLYSDLGDKQKALDYYNQALVIRKKIEDLPGEATTLNNIGSLYSDLGDNQKALDYLNQALVINRQVEDLVEEGTFLNNIGLIYSDLGDKQKALGYYKQALVIRKQVGDLPGEATTLSNIGTLYSDLGNKQKALDYLNQALIINRQVKDLSGEAITLSNLGYLEFENKQYESVTKYINQSLDLLESVDIKELNDELQVSYFDTYNNNYQLLQKALVAQNQPTEAIAVAERGRARILVELLNQRFSNIENASSLRQPTLSELQAVAKNSNSSLVTYSLIENLPGTSGEKENELYIYVISSDGKLEFRSVNLSNKDINLSKLVETARQTIAQAPPDRPQQNRGNNSGAINSLENLAVGDYVKLQGEFPSDEPWQIVSIDRDKQTVNLDQTRREEPLENVSISRIASKTDTSLQQLHQILIEPIADLLPQDSAEKVIFMPQGALFGVPFAALQDAQGQYLIEKHTILTSPSIQVLAQTAAQNQRLAKRGQSKSKALVVGNPYPYPDNLKSLENAGAEAEQIASLLGVQPLLGKKATEAEVLAQMPQADIIHFATHASFNDQRGLSSAIYLTAEPGAPDDGLFQTPGRITAEDIFNQFEDNPLNARLVVLSACDTGQGEITGDGVIGLSRSLIAGGVPSVLVSLWSVDDASTKTLMTEFYRQWQQQGVDKATALRNAMLETKTEYPDPYYWSGFTLIGEAD, translated from the coding sequence TTGGCTCAGTCGGATTCCCAGATTTTGTTAGATGTGCAGGGAGAGTTAGAGGAGGGAGATATAGAGTTGAATAATGGTAGCTTTTTTGATTCTTATGAAATAGAAGTAACTACCAATTCTCCTTTATTTATTTTGGTAGAAAGTAGTGATTATGATGGTTTTTTTATGTTATTTGATCCTGATGCTGGTAACCAGGTTGCAAAAAATAACAATTTTAAGGATACTAATGCTCAAATTTTGCTAGATGAATTGAAGCCTGGTAAGTATCAAATTGGGCTAGCAAATTATAATCCTGAAGAAGCTGGACGGTATAGACTTATTGTTAAGACACCTAATCCTTCTGAATTGATTAGACTAAAAGCTGATCTTTTATTCAATCAGGCAATGTATTTTAAAGAGGAAGGTTCTGCAGAATTTTTTTTAAAAGCAATAGAAAATTTTGAAAACTCTCTCATTTTATATCGTCAATTAGATGATGTACTAAATATTGCGACATCTCTCAATTATATTGGCGTAATATATTTTGATTTAGGGGATAAACAGAAAGCTCTTGATTACTACAACCAAGCTCTTACTATTCGCAAACAAGCAAGAGATATATCTGGTGAAGCTCAAAGTCTCAATAATATTGGCGTGATATATTTTGATTTAGGGAACAAATACAAAGCTCTTGATTATTACAACCAGGCACTTGCAATTAGTAGCCAGATAGAAGATTTAGCTTTAGAAGGTACAACCCTAACTAATATTGGCCGTGTATATTCTCGTTTAGGAGATAAACAGAAAGCTCTTGATTACCTGAACCAAGTACTTGTTATTGATAAACAAGTAGAAGATTTATCAGGGCAAGGTGCCACTCTCAACAATATTGGTCAAACATATTCCGATTTGGGAGATAAACAAAAAGCTCTTGATTACTACAACCAAGCACTTGTTATTGCTAAACAAGTTGGAAGTTTAGTTGGTGAAGCTATAATCATCAATAATATTGGCAGTTTATACTCTGATTTAGGAGATAAACAAAAAGCTCTTGATTACTATAATCAGGCACTTGTTATTCGTAAAAAAATTGAAGATTTACCTGGTGAAGCTACAACTCTCAATAATATTGGTAGTTTATACTCTGATTTAGGAGATAATCAAAAAGCTCTTGATTATCTTAACCAAGCACTGGTTATTAATAGACAGGTAGAAGATTTAGTTGAAGAAGGTACATTTCTTAATAATATTGGATTAATATATTCTGATTTAGGAGACAAACAGAAAGCTCTTGGTTACTACAAACAAGCACTAGTTATTCGTAAACAGGTAGGAGATTTGCCTGGTGAAGCTACAACTCTTAGTAATATTGGTACTTTATATTCTGATTTAGGAAATAAGCAGAAAGCTCTTGATTATCTTAACCAAGCACTGATTATTAATAGACAAGTAAAAGATTTATCCGGAGAGGCTATAACCCTTAGCAATTTGGGATATTTAGAATTTGAAAATAAGCAATATGAAAGTGTAACTAAATACATAAATCAGTCTCTTGATCTGCTGGAATCAGTAGATATTAAAGAATTAAATGATGAGCTTCAAGTCTCCTATTTTGATACATACAACAATAATTATCAACTTCTGCAAAAAGCGTTAGTTGCCCAAAATCAACCAACAGAAGCTATAGCTGTCGCTGAAAGAGGACGGGCCAGAATATTAGTTGAACTGCTCAATCAACGTTTCTCTAATATTGAAAATGCTTCTTCTTTGCGTCAGCCCACCCTCAGTGAATTGCAAGCTGTAGCCAAAAATAGTAATAGCTCTTTAGTCACTTACTCGTTGATTGAAAATCTACCAGGTACTAGCGGAGAGAAGGAAAATGAACTTTACATTTATGTTATTTCCTCCGATGGCAAGCTGGAATTTCGTTCTGTTAACCTGAGCAACAAAGATATAAACCTTTCCAAACTCGTTGAAACTGCTCGCCAAACCATTGCCCAAGCTCCCCCAGATCGTCCCCAGCAAAATCGGGGTAACAATAGTGGTGCCATCAACAGCCTGGAAAACCTCGCCGTTGGGGATTACGTCAAATTGCAAGGGGAATTTCCCAGCGATGAACCCTGGCAGATTGTTTCTATAGACCGGGATAAACAGACCGTTAACCTCGACCAAACCAGGCGGGAAGAACCCCTCGAAAATGTCAGCATTAGCCGCATTGCTAGTAAAACTGATACCTCCCTCCAGCAATTACATCAAATTCTCATAGAGCCGATCGCCGACCTGTTACCCCAAGACTCAGCAGAGAAAGTAATCTTTATGCCCCAGGGAGCTTTATTTGGCGTTCCCTTTGCGGCTCTCCAGGATGCCCAAGGTCAATACTTGATTGAAAAACATACCATTCTTACGTCTCCCTCCATCCAAGTGTTGGCCCAAACTGCCGCCCAAAATCAACGATTGGCTAAACGGGGACAAAGTAAGAGTAAAGCCCTAGTGGTGGGCAATCCCTATCCCTACCCCGATAACCTCAAATCCCTGGAGAATGCGGGGGCAGAAGCCGAACAAATCGCTAGCCTGTTGGGAGTGCAACCCCTTTTGGGCAAAAAAGCCACTGAAGCGGAAGTGCTGGCCCAAATGCCCCAGGCAGATATCATCCACTTTGCCACCCATGCTAGTTTCAATGACCAACGGGGTCTGAGCAGTGCCATTTACCTCACTGCCGAACCAGGAGCCCCCGATGATGGCCTGTTCCAAACCCCCGGCAGAATTACCGCCGAAGATATCTTTAACCAATTTGAGGATAATCCCCTCAACGCCCGCCTAGTGGTGCTCAGTGCCTGCGACACCGGGCAAGGAGAGATTACTGGGGATGGGGTCATTGGTCTGTCCCGTTCCCTCATTGCTGGCGGCGTACCGAGCGTATTGGTATCGCTCTGGAGTGTGGACGATGCTTCCACCAAAACCCTGATGACCGAGTTCTATCGCCAATGGCAACAACAAGGGGTCGATAAAGCCACAGCCTTAAGGAATGCCATGTTGGAAACCAAAACAGAATACCCAGATCCCTACTATTGGAGTGGTTTCACCCTCATTGGGGAGGCAGATTAG
- a CDS encoding ribbon-helix-helix protein, CopG family: protein MQCKKVSISLPSEMMTFVDHYQNYAGCKSRSQVIEEALELLKVRELERAYREASLENDPIWEATTMDGLSDEMW, encoded by the coding sequence ATGCAATGTAAAAAGGTTTCTATTTCCCTCCCCTCGGAAATGATGACTTTTGTTGACCACTATCAAAATTATGCTGGCTGTAAATCCCGTTCCCAGGTAATCGAGGAGGCTCTGGAGCTGCTAAAAGTTAGGGAGTTAGAAAGAGCTTATCGGGAAGCTTCCCTGGAGAACGATCCCATTTGGGAAGCAACAACCATGGACGGATTAAGCGATGAAATGTGGTGA
- a CDS encoding D-alanyl-D-alanine carboxypeptidase family protein, producing MGNKPKSSFNVNQDDIPEVIRDNPVGPPQSQASSSIPLKLIAASFGIIILALLALLALWPRPQPAPEVVTEPSPTPSPIDNLLGHLPYEEAPLGELKNIIPDGRLKLRQAAADQFLLMQRDAKTQGISLVAISAFRTVTEQEQLFFAIKQQRNQEARQRAEVSAPPGYSEHHTGYAVDIGDGSAQATHLSETFAQTKAFDWLENNAAKYSFELSFPPDNPQGIAYEPWHWRYVGDRPSLELFYKARNLPQKVQSNP from the coding sequence ATGGGTAACAAACCAAAATCTTCCTTTAACGTCAACCAGGATGACATCCCGGAAGTAATTCGGGACAATCCTGTGGGGCCGCCCCAGTCCCAAGCCTCGTCCTCCATACCGCTAAAACTAATCGCTGCTAGTTTTGGGATCATCATTTTGGCCTTACTGGCATTGTTGGCCCTGTGGCCCCGACCCCAGCCCGCACCAGAAGTGGTGACAGAACCCAGCCCCACCCCGAGCCCCATTGATAACCTTTTGGGGCATTTGCCCTACGAAGAAGCTCCCCTGGGAGAACTAAAAAATATCATCCCCGACGGCCGCTTAAAGTTACGCCAGGCTGCCGCTGACCAGTTTTTGCTTATGCAACGGGATGCGAAGACCCAAGGAATTTCCCTGGTGGCCATTTCCGCCTTTCGCACTGTGACTGAGCAGGAACAACTTTTTTTTGCTATCAAACAACAGCGTAATCAGGAAGCCCGACAGCGGGCCGAAGTCAGTGCGCCCCCCGGTTACAGCGAACACCACACCGGCTATGCGGTGGACATTGGTGATGGCAGTGCCCAGGCTACCCATTTAAGTGAAACCTTTGCCCAAACGAAAGCCTTTGATTGGTTAGAAAATAATGCGGCCAAATACAGCTTTGAATTATCTTTTCCCCCGGATAATCCCCAGGGCATTGCCTACGAACCCTGGCATTGGCGTTACGTCGGCGATCGCCCAAGTTTAGAACTGTTCTACAAAGCAAGAAATTTGCCGCAGAAAGTCCAGAGTAATCCTTGA
- a CDS encoding DUF433 domain-containing protein yields the protein MATLSVDIGTLITRTPGLHGGVPHIAGKGVTVRRIVFWSKERGLTPEEIADEVGHISLAEVHAALTYYYVNQAEIDHDIEQQALEAVTLERQYSQAR from the coding sequence ATGGCCACCCTATCGGTTGATATTGGTACCTTAATCACTCGTACACCGGGATTACATGGTGGCGTTCCCCATATTGCAGGCAAGGGAGTTACGGTCAGAAGAATTGTGTTTTGGTCTAAGGAACGGGGCCTAACACCGGAAGAGATTGCCGATGAGGTTGGACATATTTCCCTTGCCGAAGTTCATGCGGCCTTGACCTATTACTATGTGAACCAAGCTGAAATCGATCATGATATCGAGCAACAAGCTCTGGAAGCGGTAACACTCGAACGTCAATATAGTCAGGCTCGGTGA
- a CDS encoding shikimate dehydrogenase, with protein sequence MNKKQERISLGIQLGHDQPETSAQAMMIPPQKQMTGMLGHPVAENPIDRMFDAVYAHYDLPWQFWKSDIASEADLAHAVRALVPLGYRGVGITVPYKVAVIPMLDAIDDDVKAIGAANYVTVEQGRLIGHNNDGKGVVKAIKKVAPLRGQRVVMLGAGGAGRAMAAELAWAGAEQLTLITRRQEQGEEVAEMVTRVSGVPAVWQPWQGEVVLPEDTTLLMNATHLGSAPELEPVPLNWNSLAPGTVVVDVITNPRITPFLATAHERGCLIVDGVEMLVQLAIQIFEQWTGITPDEAVFQRAVAEALGE encoded by the coding sequence ATGAATAAAAAACAGGAACGGATTTCGCTTGGCATCCAGCTCGGGCATGATCAACCTGAGACGTCAGCGCAGGCCATGATGATCCCGCCTCAAAAACAGATGACTGGCATGCTCGGTCATCCCGTGGCCGAAAACCCGATCGACCGCATGTTCGATGCAGTCTATGCCCATTACGACCTGCCCTGGCAGTTCTGGAAGAGCGATATCGCTTCCGAAGCAGATCTCGCCCATGCGGTCAGGGCTCTGGTGCCCCTCGGCTACCGGGGCGTCGGCATCACCGTACCCTACAAGGTGGCGGTCATCCCTATGCTGGATGCGATCGACGATGACGTGAAGGCGATCGGTGCGGCCAACTACGTCACGGTAGAGCAGGGTCGCTTGATTGGGCACAACAACGATGGCAAGGGGGTGGTGAAGGCGATTAAGAAGGTAGCCCCCCTCAGAGGCCAGCGTGTGGTGATGCTTGGCGCTGGTGGCGCCGGGAGGGCGATGGCGGCGGAACTGGCCTGGGCCGGTGCCGAGCAGCTCACCCTGATCACCCGGCGGCAGGAGCAAGGTGAGGAAGTGGCTGAGATGGTGACTCGCGTGTCCGGTGTTCCAGCGGTCTGGCAGCCCTGGCAAGGAGAGGTGGTGCTGCCTGAAGACACGACCTTGCTGATGAATGCCACCCATCTCGGTTCCGCCCCTGAACTTGAGCCGGTGCCCTTGAACTGGAACAGCCTCGCTCCAGGAACTGTGGTAGTGGATGTAATCACCAATCCACGGATCACGCCCTTCTTGGCGACGGCCCATGAACGGGGCTGCCTGATCGTGGATGGGGTGGAGATGCTTGTGCAACTAGCGATCCAGATCTTCGAGCAGTGGACAGGTATTACCCCTGATGAGGCGGTGTTTCAGAGGGCCGTGGCGGAAGCACTGGGCGAATAA